A region from the Fundulus heteroclitus isolate FHET01 chromosome 22, MU-UCD_Fhet_4.1, whole genome shotgun sequence genome encodes:
- the si:ch73-52p7.1 gene encoding uncharacterized protein si:ch73-52p7.1 produces MPAFSPPAPLLHLLLCALAADLPLAYVAHGNFMYYSWSQDAQPCSASSVSDCRCKNFQLSTAHWPLSHSAPVFPRKHLTVWFSSPSTVMRLLNNSVVKHLTLIHCGPPGEARGAAPSPQEGYFAVKHLERLTVVNVPERPFHPCADANCGKSASANQDRDNSFTFDSNKSNKDRNTNMDLVAEAMRSSLRASSPRIQDIFLGRELGAAHHEQARLGIIHSSVLDWGAEIKTYTVLTHIDSDGTLPFPNLHLAKLPEASVIYVSFVY; encoded by the coding sequence ATGCCTGCCTTCAGCCCTCCCGCTCCTCTCCTCCATCTGCTGCTCTGTGCTCTGGCTGCCGACCTGCCTCTGGCTTACGTCGCTCACGGCAACTTCATGTACTACTCTTGGAGCCAGGACGCTCAGCCGTGCAGCGCATCCTCAGTGTCCGACTGCCGATGCAAGAACTTCCAGCTCTCCACCGCACACTGGCCCCTGTCTCACTCCGCTCCCGTTTTCCCCAGGAAACATCTGACCGTTTGGTTCTCGTCGCCGTCCACCGTCATGCGTCTGCTCAACAACTCGGTGGTGAAACACCTGACGCTCATCCACTGCGGACCTCCGGGAGAGGCCAGGGGGGCGGCTCCTTCTCCTCAGGAGGGGTATTTCGCAGTGAAGCACCTGGAGAGGCTGACGGTGGTGAACGTGCCGGAGAGGCCGTTTCATCCCTGCGCTGATGCAAACTGTGGCAAAAGCGCGAGCGCTAACCAAGACAGAGATAACAGCTTTACGTTTGACTCAAACAAATCCAACAAGGACCGAAACACCAACATGGACCTCGTCGCTGAGGCCATGAGAAGCTCTCTGAGAGCTTCGTCGCCCCGGATCCAAGACATCTTCCTGGGCAGGGAGCTTGGGGCGGCGCATCACGAACAGGCCCGGCTGGGGATCATTCACAGCTCGGTGCTGGACTGGGGAGCAGAGATCAAAACCTACACGGTGCTCACTCACATAGACAGTGACGGGACGCTGCCTTTCCCCAACCTCCATCTGGCAAAGCTGCCCGAGGCGTCCGTCATCTATGTCAGCTTTGTGTACTGA